The Toxorhynchites rutilus septentrionalis strain SRP chromosome 3, ASM2978413v1, whole genome shotgun sequence genome includes a region encoding these proteins:
- the LOC129773750 gene encoding uncharacterized protein LOC129773750, whose product MRNWVSNSPVVLEALGVSPKHEKSLEMNAELAMEKVLGMWWSTTTDVFRYKLCTDRNQELLSGSKYPTKRDVLRTLMAIYDPLGLIAHYLMYLKVLLQEIWRAKTGWDDTIEHKHLEKWLLWLRILPELETVEVPRCYFRHEAGIDNSTVELHTFVDASENGFAAVSFFRFEVDGHIECSLIGSKTRVAPIKFVSIPRLELQAAVVGARLAQTQTDARDVICWLQSDHRRYSQFVAFRVGEILETTNVNEWRWLGTKYNVADDGTKWKFRPDLRPTSRWFIGPPFLWKPKSEWPVSTLCGEVTSTEIRTSLLHHTEAKNEAVLQPDNYSSWQRLRRVIAFVQRFVGNIKRKQNSQPVNLGPLEHEELSAAEMFLFRQAQRDGYGEELAAISVGNRQLNKKSRLYKQSPFIDDCGVMRIHSRLGECDFLDESDSHPIILPRDHPITRLVVANVHQRYHHQCHETCVNEVRKAFYIPRVRRVCNHVRRSCQMCKIFTARPMPPSMGPLPKARVAAFVRPFSYVGVDFFGPFLVLVGRHHEKCWGMIVTCLTVRAIHIELAASLTTSSCIIALRNCFARRGTPVEIRSDCGTNFVGADKELKAAVANLDRDKLVTEFTTPTTSWVFNPPASPHMGGCWERLIQSIKKILVVVKPQRVTTEEVLRSYLIQVENIVNSRPLTHVPVDSCSSPALTPNHFLVGSSNGSKPLVPYKDCPLALQRSWKSSDALANRFWQRWITEYLPTITRRTKWFNQVKPIAVGDVVIVVDPDLARSCWPKGRVVSVTTSSDGQVRSAVMQTASGLYNRPAVKLAVLDVGANDSSSDQGPTTGGDCCVHPVSDAAHNHTAR is encoded by the coding sequence ATGCGAAACTGGGTTTCGAACTCGCCTGTGGTACTAGAAGCCCTAGGAGTAAGTCCAAAGCATGAGAAATCACTAGAGATGAACGCTGAGCTCGCTATGGAAAAAGTCCTTGGTATGTGGTGGAGTACGACTACTGATGTCTTCCGCTACAAGCTCTGTACGGATCGCAACCAGGAGCTATTATCTGGCTCCAAATACCCTACTAAGCGAGATGTGCTGCGAACTCTCATGGCTATCTATGATCCTTTAGGGCTTATCGCGCACTACCTGATGTATCTGAAGGTACTTCTTCAGGAAATCTGGAGAGCCAAAACTGGATGGGATGATACTATTGAACACAAACATCTGGAGAAATGGCTGCTCTGGTTGCGCATACTACCCGAGCTGGAAACTGTTGAGGTACCTCGTTGTTATTTTCGTCATGAAGCAGGTATCGACAATTCTACCGTGGAACTTCACACCTTTGTGGACGCCAGTGAGAATGGTTTCGCTGCTGTGTCATTTTTCCGCTTCGAGGTAGACGGCCACATCGAGTGTTCTCTCATCGGGAGCAAAACAAGGGTAGCACCTATAAAATTTGTTTCCATCCCTCGTCTCGAACTGCAAGCAGCTGTTGTCGGCGCGCGTTTGGCCCAAACACAGACAGATGCACGAGACGTTATATGTTGGCTGCAATCTGACCATCGTCGCTATTCTCAGTTCGTAGCTTTCCGCGTCGGCGAAATATTGGAAACAACAAACGTTAACGAGTGGAGGTGGCTGGGTACCAAGTACAACGTTGCCGACGACGGCACAAAATGGAAATTTAGGCCGGATCTCAGACCTACAAGCCGTTGGTTCATCGGTCCTCCATTCCTGTGGAAGCCGAAGAGTGAATGGCCGGTTTCAACTCTATGCGGAGAAGTAACATCCACGGAGATCCGAACCAGTCTACTGCACCATACCGAAGCTAAAAACGAGGCCGTTCTACAACCGGATAACTACTCTTCTTGGCAGCGGTTGAGACGTGTGATCGCCTTTGTTCAACGCTTCGTCGGAAACATCAAAAGGAAACAAAATAGTCAACCTGTGAATTTGGGGCCCCTAGAACACGAAGAACTTTCTGCCGCAGAGATGTTTCTATTCCGGCAAGCCCAGAGAGATGGCTACGGCGAAGAACTGGCGGCTATATCAGTAGGGAACCGTCAGCTCAACAAGAAGAGCCGCTTATACAAGCAGAGCCCTTTCATTGATGACTGTGGCGTAATGCGAATCCACAGCCGTCTAGGAGAGTgtgattttttggacgaaagCGATTCCCATCCCATCATTCTCCCTCGGGATCACCCAATTACCCGTCTCGTGGTAGCCAACGTACATCAGCGTTATCATCATCAGTGCCACGAAACTTGTGTGAACGAAGTGCGGAAAGCATTTTACATTCCACGAGTGCGTAGAGTCTGTAACCATGTTCGCCGAAGTTGCCAGATGTGTAAAATATTCACTGCAAGACCAATGCCACCGTCGATGGGTCCACTTCCGAAAGCACGAGTAGCGGCCTTCGTACGACCATTTTCGTACGTTGGCGTGGATTTTTTTGGTCCGTTTCTCGTCCTCGTTGGTCGTCACCACGAGAAGTGCTGGGGTATGATTGTCACATGCCTAACCGTTCGGGCAATACATATCGAATTAGCAGCATCATTGACTACAAGCTCCTGCATCATTGCTTTAAGGAACTGCTTCGCGCGTCGTGGAACTCCTGTCGAAATTAGAAGTGACTGCGGAACCAATTTTGTCGGCGCAGATAAAGAACTTAAGGCTGCTGTGGCGAATTTGGACCGGGACAAGCTAGTGACTGAATTCACCACTCCAACTACTTCATGGGTTTTCAACCCTCCCGCCTCACCTCACATGGGTGGGTGCTGGGAACGTCTTATCCAGTCAATAAAGAAGATCCTTGTCGTCGTTAAACCTCAGCGAGTAACTACAGAGGAAGTCTTGCGAAGCTACCTTATTCAGGTGGAAAACATCGTTAATAGCCGACCTCTGACTCACGTTCCTGTGGATAGTTGTTCTTCACCAGCTCTCACCCCGAACCACTTCCTAGTGGGTTCGTCAAACGGGTCCAAACCTCTCGTCCCATACAAGGACTGTCCTCTAGCACTTCAGAGGTCTTGGAAGTCATCAGACGCTTTAGCTAATCGTTTCTGGCAACGATGGATTACAGAGTATTTGCCCACGATCACTCGTCGCACTAAATGGTTCAATCAAGTGAAGCCTATTGCGGTGGGCGACGTCGTCATTGTGGTAGATCCAGATCTGGCACGGAGTTGCTGGCCTAAAGGACGAGTGGTGTCAGTTACAACCTCCTCTGACGGTCAAGTTCGTTCTGCGGTAATGCAGACCGCTTCAGGACTCTACAACAGACCCGCAGTTAAGTTAGCCGTgttggatgtaggtgcaaacGACAGTAGTTCGGACCAGGGTCCAACTACCGGGGGGGATTGTTGCGTACACCCTGTAAGTGACGCCGCACACAACCACACGGCACGTTGA